A genomic stretch from Hemicordylus capensis ecotype Gifberg chromosome 1, rHemCap1.1.pri, whole genome shotgun sequence includes:
- the LOC128327299 gene encoding olfactory receptor 1019-like encodes MNNKRSKKMAKENHTKVTEFVLQGLVDSPEMKQLCFAVVLLIYVVSLIGNLGMIMLIKMDPQLQKPMYFFLSHLSFLDFGYSSAVAPKMLGGFLTQKTTISYIGCASQMYFFVFCTSTECILLAAMAYDRYVAICNPLMYMVSMSPKMCALLVAGSYFVGFVNAMTQTISTFSLSFCGSNIINHFFCDVPPLFILSCTDTTLNEMVLFIFAMIQSVCTVVAIVVSYMFILSAILQIRSAEGKQQAFSTCASHLMAVTIFYGTTAFMYLRPRSSYSMNQDKWASVFYTVVVPMLNPLVYSLRNKEVKNALRNVQQKVCFRAIYESFWSACP; translated from the exons ATGAATAACAAACGCAGCAAGAAAATggctaaagaaaaccacacaaaGGTGACAGAGTTTGTCCTCCAGGGCTTAGTGGACAGTCCAGAAATGAAACAACTGTGCTTTGCTGTGGTATTACTCATATATGTAGTATCCCTGATTGGGAATCTGGGAATGATCATGTTAATCAAGATGGACCCTCAACTCCAGAAAcccatgtatttcttcctcaGTCACTTATCTTTCTTAGATTTTGGCTATTCCTCAGCTGTTGCCCCTAAAATGCTGGGAGGTTTTTTAACACAGAAGACCACCATTTCATACATAGGCTGTGCTTCCCAGAtgtatttctttgtcttctgtaCAAGTACTGAGTGCATCCTTCTGGCTGCAATGGCATATGACCGGTATGTAGCTATCTGCAATCCTCTCATGTATATGGTTTCAATGtctcccaagatgtgtgccctgtTGGTGGCTGGATCTTACTTTGTTGGCTTTGTGAATGCAATGACACAAACAATTTCCACTTTTTCATTGTCTTTTTGTGGCTCCAATATCATCAATCATTTTTTCTGTGATGTTCCTCCTTTGTTCATTCTTTCCTGCACTGACACAACCCTAAATGAAATGGTGCTCTTTATATTTGCTATGATTCAGAGCGTATGTACTGTGGTAGCAATTGTGGTGTCATATATGTTCATCCTGTCTGCAATCCTGCAGATCCGTTCAGCCGAGGGGAAACAACAGGCCTTTTCAACATGTGCCTCCCACCTGATGGCTGTCACCATCTTCTACGGAACCACAGCCTTCATGTACCTGCGGCCTCGCTCTAGTTACTCCATGAACCAGGACAAATGGGCCTCTGTGTTTTACACTGTGGTGGTCCCCATGCTGAACCCCCTCGTCTACAGCCTGAGGAACAAGGAAGTGAAAAATGCCTTGAG AAATGTACAGCAGAAAGTTTGCTTTAGA GCTATCTATGAGAGTTTTTGGTCGGCCTGCCCCTGA